The segment CAGCTGAGCGCTGTAAATGGCATAGTAAGTCCAGTATAAGAAACACATATCATATACGTTAATGAACTAGTTATATTCAATTATATTCACTAAAAGAAATGGTTTCCGTAATTTGGCGCTTTTTGTATTCAAAAAATAGATTATCATAcacaaaaaaatctgaatataTCACAATAATAAgtgcaattattattttttagcacaataaaatttatctacATAACTTATGCTCATAACACCTAGCAATATAAACATTACTGTCTATTTAAGGCCTGCAAGATTCTCAAAATATACAAGAATAAATTGATAATGTCCATGTACAAATTAATGGTGGCTAATATATATTCTTCAGGAGAAAGAGTTTCCATAATCATTTTGGtgtcataaataataaacaggcAGAATAAGAGCGTTCCCCCAAACCCAATtaacaattcaaaaatggGAGATTGAATGAAAATCTGCAATATTCCTCCTATAATCAGGATAATCAATCCTGCAAATAATCTGCAAAGAAGACGTTATAAATGCTCTCcctacttaataaaaaaattaaattcttacGCAGAATGCATTGCTGAGAAATCATATTTGGTTTGGAAAGTGTATAGTGTAAGACCTCCCAATACAAGTAAGGTCAATACCAGGGCTTCCAAAACTATAGCTTTTGAATAGAAGGTTACAATTACTCCTATTGTGTATGCCTGTACTACTGTCTGAAATGGAAGGGAATTTAAATAGTTAACAATGCATGTATATAGATATCTTTATACAGTTAAGAGCTTACAAAGAGAGTCAGTAGAATAAAGTTAGCTGGGGATTCCTTCCTCTTTATGTGCAGGGGAATTAGAAGAATAATACTAGCAAAGAAGCTGACTATCATCATCCAATCACTAAAAacattaatgaaatattttttgtaatgagAGCTGTATAGTATAAAATAAGTATCATGTAAAACTTTTCTAATCTCATATaaccaattaattaaaaattacctaCTTAGTTTGAACAAATCCTTTGATAGGTGGGGTGAACATGAAAATACCAGCAATAATAACAGTAAAGAAGATTTGCATACTGAGAAGACCATAGACCTTCCTAAGGAAAGCCAATCGGATGGTTTTAGTTGCCTGGGCTACATTATTTCTGTAGGCAAAATCGTTTTGAATTCCATTTTCATCATAATCTTTGGCACCTTGCTCCACATCTTCAGAAAGTATCAAAGGTACACTTTGAGACATTTCCGTCTGAAATTGGATGGATTGGGTGGTTCTAAGATACAAGAATCAAGAACGTCTAATGAACCTTCTTAAAGCTTAAACAATATGGAACgttaaaattgttcaataatttaGGTTCTCATGAAAGTAATATAAACAAACCTAATATGGTGAAGTATGATAAACGATGCCtcagataataataatacgaaattttcttatatttgtACACTGATTAACTTTATCTTCAACTCAACCTGGAGCGTAAGGGTCCTATACATcagcttaaaaaaatgtatgttctTAAAGATTATTTTACTCACGGAACATTTCTCCCTTTGATCCGTCACgtattttttgcactttcttTTTTGACAAAACACCTGATAACAATCAATTATCCGATGGCAGATTCCTCTATTTTGACTGCTATGATCTCCCGAAAGATGGctctttaaaatatgttaaaatgttcatatgaacatatttaaaaaccaTAAATATAACCTAactaaaattgagaaaaataaaaatttgtggaAGTAGTTTCCCAACCCACCCAAATTTACATTTGGGttaaaattcacatctttCAACACAGATCAATTAGAATGATTCTGCGGAGGATAAGCCAACAAGCAACCAAACCAAAAGATATACGGAAAATATTATCGTGGACTATACATTCATATGGAGATTTAAATGAATTACAGCTTATAGAAACTCGAATTCCCATTATAACTAACCCAGATGATGTCCTTGTGCAAGTGAAGGCAGCATCGTTGAATCCAAtagatttgtttatgttaGGTATGGGGCTAGCTGATACCATTAATGCTATCTACTTTAGATGatacaaattgaataaaaagttaccTTTGAATGTATTATCATCCCCTGCTTGTGAGGAAAAAACTAACACAGAAAtatgtaaaactttttttagccagattgttagttttttaatgtttttttaagattatgACTAATTTTACATTTGTCATAAAATTTCAGTAACCAAAAACAATTTGGCAACACCAGGCGCAGTATATTAAAAaccctaaaaaaatttgctttttgtgTAATCAATTTTGTAACTCTTGTCCCTGTAGAAATAGCCAAAGTGGACATACATTTTATAGCACAGATTAAAAAAgcagtaaacaatttttaatcattttttatgGTTGTTGAAACACTCATACACAGTTATGGAATAAGTCTACCTTATCCTGCTCAAATTAAGCAATCAATTTAAGAtgctttaaaaattccttcaTCCCTAAAaggtttcattttaattttaggtgGCTATGGTAGGACTTCATTTCAAATGTTAAGGAacaatgaaattgaatttcctcTAATTTTAGGCAGAGATTTTTCAGGTACCTAATTGTTttctaaaatgtatttttgtgggcaaattcaaatgaataaatatattaatttaggAACTATAATTGGAAAAGGGCATGAGGTTACGGAACTCAATGTTGGGGATGAAGTGTATGGATTTCTACCACCTTACAAACAAGGGTCATTTACCAAAGCTGTTATAGCTTCAAAACACTGTGTAAGCATAATTAATCCATGCAGTGCCctatacatacatacaatAGAAGATTTAGTGAAGTAAACTACTAGAAATTATTACTGTATGCAAATTAATCTAATTCAATCATCTCTACTTAATTAAACCATAAATTGCTGTTTGCTTCAAGTAAATCGAtagtttatgttttaatttgaaccACAAAAAGtagataaactttttaaaatattaataaattaattaattgaaattgtgTGGAAAATTGGCtatagataaatttttactgcAGGCAGATTCTGTAATTAATAACTCTTTATTTAACACTATTTCCTAATGTTTTAGTGTTTAAATGGATTGGGGACACCCTGTGCAATCTATGACATACATAGACACAATAAAACACCGAGTAGTTACCCACTACTcaatattatgattttttttctaggtaCTACCTAAACCAAAAAATTTGAGCCACACAGAGAGTGGTGCAGTTGCATATGCAACAATGACTGCTTGGAGTGGGCTTTTCATATTTGCAAATATGATCAACAGACCAAATAAAGGGTTGAAGGTTTTAGTGCTAGGTGGGTCTGGTGGTGTAGGAACTGCCGCCATACAACTGTTGAAATCGCAGGGATGTGTGGTaggtattttattgaaattccatactgattttttgaaaatctgaaGAAGATAGTAAAACATAAATGTATGATTCTTGAACTTGATTTTAAAGTCATTAATTAACGAAGGTATCCTAAACAACAATCTCTGGTATTCAGATACACAATTGAAAGGGAAATCACACATAATAACTATACATTTCCTTTAGGTTTATACTACATGTTCGAAAGATGCCATTCCGTTGGTAACTTCACTTAATCCCGATGTTATATTTGATAAAGAGGactctgattttgaaaaaaacgtgCAATTAGAAGCAAAGTAAGTGATGGGATATTGTTTTCGTTTAGTTCTTCGgctccttttttttattactacaAACTAGGAGCAGAGACAAAAATGGGATCACGGGTGAGGGCAATATGTTTTGATATTAGTTCAGGTTTAAATCATATTATGTGAGCCTATATTACAGTTCTTTGGATTATATGTTACTAGAAGGCTGTTTAGTTTTCAGTTATTGCAAAACGGAGAACTTATGTTAATTTACAATTGCTTTAATCCAGTTTTTGCAAAGTagcaaaaaattcaaggaaattttcttcttgaaGATACAACATTATATTGGATGCTGCCAAAGTAGGAATTGACAACATCCCCAACAGTTGGAAGTATGAGTCATATGTGACACTGAATTCGCCTTTGTTAGTGAATAATGACAACTACGGTTTAGTTGGAGGATTAATCAAAAGCGCTGGAAATTTGACAGCTGCAAACGCTTCTCGGATATGTTCGGGGAAAACTGTTCGATGGGGCTACATACTTCCGTCAAATAGTGGCTTTAAATTCATTCACGAACTGATATGTCAAGGAAAAGTGAGGattatgaaattaattgtACTTGAATCTTTAACCATGGCTATTTATGTTTAGATACGGCCAATTATTCAAGAACAGTTTGGTTTTAACGACTTGCCATTAGCCATGGAGACTCTTCAGAAAGGGCATGCCAGAGGAAAAATTGTCTTAGCTGAACGTTAAGTTTCTTCTATGGCCAATCACTTTGTAGATGATACAGTTTTGGgatcattttattaatttgtttatttcaaatatccaCTTGCCctctatttaaaaatgaaaaatattgaccccaaaaaataaattttgtaatatactatatttaataataaaataataaatgttccaatatttttatttacgtgACCAAAAATGAACCTTTTATGGCGTAGTGCAGGTAGGTAGCCAAATTGAAATAAGTAGCACAAACAAATTGTGCAATAAGGCGGGAAGCGTGATCGCACTagtttgactttttaaatgcGATTTCGTTCGAATATCGAggatgaaatttgaattttgtcaGAATGGCATGCGGAATAAGTAATAAACAGTTCAAAAACTCAAGGTTTACTATCTGGAATAAATGGtttgtaatattaaaaacgGACTGGCCGAAGCtaaggaaaaaacattt is part of the Euwallacea fornicatus isolate EFF26 chromosome 8, ASM4011564v1, whole genome shotgun sequence genome and harbors:
- the LOC136340882 gene encoding protein lifeguard 4-like — translated: MSQSVPLILSEDVEQGAKDYDENGIQNDFAYRNNVAQATKTIRLAFLRKVYGLLSMQIFFTVIIAGIFMFTPPIKGFVQTNDWMMIVSFFASIILLIPLHIKRKESPANFILLTLFTVVQAYTIGVIVTFYSKAIVLEALVLTLLVLGGLTLYTFQTKYDFSAMHSALFAGLIILIIGGILQIFIQSPIFELLIGFGGTLLFCLFIIYDTKMIMETLSPEEYILATINLYMDIINLFLYILRILQALNRQ
- the LOC136340881 gene encoding reticulon-4-interacting protein 1 homolog, mitochondrial-like, whose amino-acid sequence is MILRRISQQATKPKDIRKILSWTIHSYGDLNELQLIETRIPIITNPDDVLVQVKAASLNPIDLFMLGGYGRTSFQMLRNNEIEFPLILGRDFSGTIIGKGHEVTELNVGDEVYGFLPPYKQGSFTKAVIASKHCVLPKPKNLSHTESGAVAYATMTAWSGLFIFANMINRPNKGLKVLVLGGSGGVGTAAIQLLKSQGCVVYTTCSKDAIPLVTSLNPDVIFDKEDSDFEKNVQLEAKYNIILDAAKVGIDNIPNSWKYESYVTLNSPLLVNNDNYGLVGGLIKSAGNLTAANASRICSGKTVRWGYILPSNSGFKFIHELICQGKIRPIIQEQFGFNDLPLAMETLQKGHARGKIVLAER